In bacterium, the genomic window GCGAGAAGGACATCACCCTCGACATCGCGCGGCGCCTCGCCCGCCTGCTCGAGGGCCTGCCCGGCTACCAGCCGGCCCTGACTCGCAGCGGCGACTACTACATCTCCCTTGCCCGGCGGCGCGAGCTGGCGGACGAGGCGCAGGGCGACCTGCTGCTGAGCATCCACTGCAACACGGCGCCGAACCGGGGCGCGGCCGGCATCGAACTCTACACCCTCTCGACCGAGGGCGCCAGCAGCCGGCGCGCCCAGGCGCTCGCCGACCTCGAGAACCGCGCCGACCTCGTCGGCGGCATCTACCCGGGCGCGGGGGACGAGGAGTACCGGCTCGTCATCAGCAAGCAGCTGAAGGCGGCGATCCAGCGCAGCGTGCTCGTCGCGGAATCCCTCCAGAAGGAGGCGCGGCGCGATCCCCAGCTCAAGGCCAACCGGCGTCTGAAGCGGGCGGGCTTCGCCGTCTGCAAGATGGTCTCGATGCCCTCCGTGCTCGTCGAGGTGGGCTTCTTCACCCACGGCCCGGACTTCGCGCTCCTCACCAGCCCCGCGGGCCGCCAGGCCTATGCGGAGTGGCTCGCGCGGGGGGTGGAGAACTACTTCCGCGAGCACCGCAGCACCCTCTTCGATCCCCTCTTCGCCCGCCGCGAGAAGACCATCTACAAGGTGAAGCCGGGCGATAGCCTCTCGGCCATCGCCAAGCGCTTCGGGGTGCAGGTCGACGACCTCGTGCGGGTGAACAAGCTCAAGCGGCCGGACCGCGTGCTGGCCGGCGAGATGCTGCTCGTGATGAGCGACGCGCCGACGCCCGTCCGCCACCGCGTGAGGCCCGGCGAGAATCTCACCCTGATCGCCAAGCGCTACGGGGTGACCGTGGATTCCCTGCGCCAGGCGAATCAGCTGCCGCGCGACGGCCACATCCAGCCCGGCCAGGAGCTGGTCATCCTGCCGGCCGGCGGGCGGAGGGGGGGCTGATGCTGCGCGGCCTCACCCGCAACCTGCCCATCCGGATCACGAGCCTGGCCCTGGCCGCCCTGCTCTGGGCGATGGTCGCCGGCCAGCGCGAGGAGATCCGCAGCCTGCCGGTGCCGCTGGTCCTGCCGACCCTCCCCGACTCGTTGATGTACCTGGAGACCCCGCCCAGCGAGGTGCAGGTCACCTTCCGTGCGAGCGGGCGCCGTCTCTTCTGGCTGCGCCTGCGGCCGCCCAGCCTGCGGCCGGCCATCAGCCTGCAGGCATCCGAGGCGCCGGTCGTGCTGCGCCTGCGCGAGGAGCTGCTCGAACTGCCCCGCCAGTTCAGCGGCGAGGTCACGGACATCAGCCCGGCGACCCTGCGGATCCAGCTCGCGGCCGTCGGCGAGAAGGAAGTACCGGTCAAGGTGGTGGTCGGCAAGGAGCCGCGGCACCCCTTCCGCCTGGCGGTGGGTAGCCTGCCCGTGGCCATGCCCGGCCAGGTGCATGCCCGCGGGCCGCGCGAGCGCGTGAGCCGGATGCCCTGGGTGCGCACCGAGTTCATCGACCTCTCGGACGAAACCCGCAGCGGCCAGCGCGAGGTGGCGCTCGAGGCGCCGGACACCTTGCTGCGCTTCACGCCGCCCACGGTGCAGGTGCGCTACGAAATCGAGGCCTGGCAGCCGGAGTGAGCGCCGTCCATCTTGACGGAGGCGGGGGGCGCCCCTAGACTGCAGCTCTGATCAACGGAGGCACCAGCCGGAATGCTACTTTCGGAACTCCTCAAGGCAGACTCCATCCACCTGGACCTCACCAGCACCGACAAGCAGAGTCTCTTCCAGGACGCCCTCCAGCGCCTCCACGCTCGCGGCCATGTGAGCGAGCCCGCCACGGTGCTGCTGGACCTCGAGGTCCGCGAGAACATCATGAGCACGGGCATTGGCCAGGGGGTCGCCATTCCGCACGCCCAGTCGGAGGGCGTGCCCGCGACGCACCTCTCGCTCTGGCGCCCGCGCAAGCCGGTGGAGTTCGAGGCGATGGACGAGCAGCCGGTCGACCTCATCTTCATGATCCTCGGCCCGCGCGGCATCGGCAACGAGCACGTGAAGATCCTGGCCAAGATCTCCCGCCTCCTGCACGGCTCCGAGTTCCGCGAGCGCCTGCGCCGGGCGGCCTCGCCCGCCGAGATCCTGGCGACCATTCGCGACTTCGAGGCGCGCTGAGCGCTGAGCGGCCCGCCGGCCCGCCGCCGCGGCCCGCGCGCTGCCGGCGGCGCTTTTTTATCCCGAGCGCCTGAGGTGATTTGCGATGCGACGGCCCTGGCTGCTATACCTCGTCCTGATCTTCGGGCTCTCGTCGATTCCCGCCGATCCGCGGCCGAAGCACGCCCCGATGTTCCTGGACAAGGTGGCGCACTTCGTCCTCTTCAGCGGGCTCGGTTTCGTCTTCGCGGGCAGCGAGGACGGCCGCCGCTGGTCCGGCCTGCGGCTCGTTCTCGCGACGGCGCTGCTGGCGGGAGGGGTGGGCCTGGCCGACGAGTTCTATCAGGGCTTCGTGCCCAATCGGAGCCGCGAACTGGCAGACTGGCTGGCCGACCTGGGCGGCGGCATCTGCGGCGGACTGCTGGCGCTGGGCCCGCGCCCCGAAGCGGCAGGCGAGGGAGAAGGAGAGCGGACCCCATGAGATTCCAGCGCCCGCGCGGCACCTACGACCGCACGCCCGATGCGAGCCCGCTCTGGCGGCAGCTCCGCCAGCTCTTCGATCGGCTCTGCGTGCAGTACGGCTACGCCGAGGTCGACCCGCCGATCTTCGAGCACACGGAGCTCTTCACGCGCGCGGTCGGCGAGGCCACGGACCTCGTCAGCAAGGAGATGTACACCTTCCCCGACCGGAAGGGGCGCAGCCTCTCCCTGCGACCGGAGGCCACGGCGGGCGTGGTGCGCCTCGTCCTCGAGAACAAGCTGCTGGCCGCCGGCGGCCTCCTGCGCCTGGCCTACTGGGGGCCGATGTTCCGCTACGACCGGCCGCAGGCGGGCCGCTTCCGGCAGTTCGTCCAACTCGGCGTCGAGGCGCTGGGCAGCGCGAGCCCCGCGATGGACGCCGAGGTGATCGAGCTCTTCGTCGGCCTGCTGCGCGAGGTCGGGCTGGCCGAGCTGCGCGTGGACCTGGGCAGCGTGGGGGACGCCTGCTGCCGTCCCGCCTACGAGGACACCCTGCGCGCCTTCCTCGCCGGCGTCGCCGATCGCCTCTGCCCGACCTGCCAGGAGCGGCGGCAGGCGAACCCGCTGCGCGTGTTCGACTGCAAGGAGCCCGGCTGCCAAGCGCTCCTCGGCGAGGCGCCGCGCATCATGGACCAGCTCTGCGCCGACTGCCAGGCGCACCGGGATCGCCTCGAGGCGCTGCTCGGCGCGCGCGGCATCGCTTTCCGGCGCGACCGCGACGTCGTGCGCGGGCTGGACTACTACACGCGCACCGTCTTCGAAGTGAACTACCCCGCGCTCGGCGCGCAGAGCGCGCTGGGCGGCGGGGGCCGTTACGACCGCCTCGTCGAGGCCTGCGGGGGTCCGGCGACGCCGGCCGTCGGCTTCTCCGGCGGACTCGAACGCCTCGTCTGGGCGATCGGCAACGAGAAGACGCTCGGCCGCGCCGACCTCGGCGTGCGGGGCGCCTACCTCGTGCTCCTCAGCGCGGCCGCCGAGGCGCCGGCCGCGCGCATCGCCGCCCGCCTGCGCGCGAGCATCCCGGCCGAGGTGGACTACAGCGGGCGCGGCCTGAAGGCGCAGCTGAAGAGCGCCAACGCGCGCGGAGCGCGCTTCGCGATCCTCCTCGGCGAGGAGGAGCTGGCCGCACGCGCGGTCACCGTCAAAGACCTCGATTCTGGCGAGCAGAAGGCCCTGCCAGAGGAGAACCTCTTGGAACTCATCCAGGCCTGGAGCGCCGGCGCGCCGCCGGCCGCCCGGCCCTGACCCCGGCGGGGAGGCGAGCGTGCTGGACGACCTGGGCGGCTGGCGGCGGAGCGCCGATTGCGCCGCGCTGCGCGACACGGATGCGGGACGCGAAGTGACCCTGATGGGTTGGGTCCATCGCCGGCGCGATCACGGCAACCTCGTCTTCGTCGACCTGCGCGACCGCAGCGGTCTCTGCCAGGTGGTCTTCCCCGGCGAGGACGAGGCCCTGCGCGAGCGCCTGAAGCCCGTGCGCAGCGAGTGGGTGCTCGGCGTGCGCGGCCGCGTGCGCCCGCGCCCGGCGGAGATGGTCAACAGCGAGCTGCCCAGCGGCGCGGTCGAGCTCGTCGCCGAGGAGCTGAGCGTGCTCGCGTCCTGCCCGACGCCGCCCTTCCCGATCGAGAGCTTCCCTGAGCACGCGGGCGAGGTCAGCGACGATCTGCGCCTGAAGTACCGGTACCTCGACCTGCGCCGGCGCGAGATGCAGGCGCGCATGCGCTTCCGCCACGCGGTGACCCTCGCCGTGCGCCGGCATCTCGACGGCGAGGGCTTCCTCGAGATCGAGACGCCCATGCTCATCCGCAGCACGCCCGAGGGCGCGCGCGACTACGTCGTGCCGAGCCGGGTGCAGCCGGGCCACTTCTACGCCCTGCCCCAGAGCCCGCAGCTCTACAAGCAGCTCCTGATGGTGGCCGGCTACGAGAAGTACTTCCAGATCGCGCGCTGCCTGCGGGACGAGGACCTGCGCGGCGATCGCCAGCCCGAGCACACCCAGATCGACATGGAGATGAGCTTCGTCGGCGAGGACGAGGTCTTCGCCGTCGTCGAGCGCATGCTGCAGGCGGTCCTCCGCGAGGTGCTCGGCCGCGAACTCGCCCTGCCCTTCCCGCGCCTCAGTTACGCGGAGGCGATGGCCCGCTTCGGCAGCGACAAGCCCGACCTGCGCTTCGGGCTCGAGCTGAGGGATCTCGGCGCGGTCGCCGCGAAGAGCGAGTTCGCGGCCTTCACGGGCGTGCTCGCCGGGGGAGGCAGCGTGCGCGGGCTCGTCGTGCCGAGCGGCGGCGCCTTCTCGCGCAAGGAGATCGACGAGCTGGAGGCCGTCGCCAGGACCTACAAGGCGAAGGGCTTGGCCTGGCTCAAGCGCGGGCCCGAGGGGCTCGGAGGCGGCGTCGCCAAGTTCTTCCCCGGCGCGCTCGGCGAGTCGCTGATCGCGGCCAGCGGCCTGGGCGAGGGCGATCTGCTGCTCATGGTCGGCGACCAGGGGGAGACGCCCGCCATCGCCCTCGGGGCCGTCCGCAGCGCCCTCGGCGCCAAGCTCGGCCTGACCGCCGGCGCGGGCCAGGACTTCCGTTTCCTGTGGGTGCACCGCTTCCCGATGTTCGAGCGCGACGAGCAGGGCGCCTGGCAGGCCATGCACCACCTCTTCACGATGCCGCATCCCGAGGACCTGTCGCTGCTGGAGACCGACCCCGGCCGCGTGCACGGCCAGCTCTACGATCTCGTCTGCAACGGCGTCGAGCTGGCCAGCGGGAGCATCCGCATCCACCGGCGCGACATCCAGGAGCGCGTGATGGCGGTGGTGGGGATCGACAAGGCGGAGGCCGAGCGCCGCTTCGGCTTCCTGCTCGGGGCCTTCGACTACGGCGCGCCGCCGCACGGCGGCATCGCGCCCGGACTCGACCGGCTGCTGATGGTGCTCGACGGCGGCCAGTCCATCCGCGACTACATCGCCTTCCCGAAGACCCTCCAGGGCAAGTGCTTGATGGTGGGCAGTCCGGCCCCCCTCGATGCCGCGCAGCTGGCCGAGCTGGAGCTGCAGCTGCGGATTCCGGTCCAGGAAGCCTAAGTCGAACGAATCAGTGCAGTTGCGCCCAGCCGCCGGCAGATAGTCCTTGACAGCCTCCGGGCCCGGGCCTAGAGTGACGGCACTGGCGCGGATGGCGCAATCTATTGAGATTCAAGGATTTACGTCCTTCGATCGACCCTCCGCACGCAAGACCGGAGGCCTCGCCCTGAGCAATCGCCGCCGCTTCCGCCCTGCACCGCGGCCCGGGGGCAGCGCCGCGCTCCTCGCGCTGCTGCTCGGCGGGCTGCCGGCTGGCTGCGCCCTGCCGCCGGCCTGCCAGGTCAAGCCGGCCGAGGTCGAGGCCGCCCGCCTCGAAGCGGCCCACGCCAGGGAGCTGGGGGCCCGCAGCGCGGCCGCGGACAGCGCCGAGATCGCGGCGGTGAGGGCGGAGATCGCGGGCCTGGCCGGCCAGCTGCCACCCGCCGCGGAGCGCGAGCCGCTCCGGCAGCGTCTCCTCGAACTCAAGCGGGGCAGCGGCCGCTAGGCGGCGAGGGAGGGAACATGAAGGCAGC contains:
- a CDS encoding LysM peptidoglycan-binding domain-containing protein, with the protein product MTPSARRPAPGTPSGRPCGEGRVRPGRWAGRRCPRLLVLPWFLLAALAGPALAEPRVSGIRHWTAPDHTRVVLDLEGAFEYRVTSRPSPERIVIDLPGASFACGTENRPVGDGLIGRIRCNRVARGVQVVLDLQGSFRFKYFALDAIPGEKPRRLVVDLFPTRRGEAQPAPEAPRPSLPAPPPALAAKPPAADTLASAPPASGGALAEAPAAADSAAAPLALAEPAPPASDPAPQPGEARALAEAPAERLITVVIDAGHGGEDPGAIYKGQREKDITLDIARRLARLLEGLPGYQPALTRSGDYYISLARRRELADEAQGDLLLSIHCNTAPNRGAAGIELYTLSTEGASSRRAQALADLENRADLVGGIYPGAGDEEYRLVISKQLKAAIQRSVLVAESLQKEARRDPQLKANRRLKRAGFAVCKMVSMPSVLVEVGFFTHGPDFALLTSPAGRQAYAEWLARGVENYFREHRSTLFDPLFARREKTIYKVKPGDSLSAIAKRFGVQVDDLVRVNKLKRPDRVLAGEMLLVMSDAPTPVRHRVRPGENLTLIAKRYGVTVDSLRQANQLPRDGHIQPGQELVILPAGGRRGG
- a CDS encoding YbbR-like domain-containing protein produces the protein MLRGLTRNLPIRITSLALAALLWAMVAGQREEIRSLPVPLVLPTLPDSLMYLETPPSEVQVTFRASGRRLFWLRLRPPSLRPAISLQASEAPVVLRLREELLELPRQFSGEVTDISPATLRIQLAAVGEKEVPVKVVVGKEPRHPFRLAVGSLPVAMPGQVHARGPRERVSRMPWVRTEFIDLSDETRSGQREVALEAPDTLLRFTPPTVQVRYEIEAWQPE
- a CDS encoding PTS sugar transporter subunit IIA gives rise to the protein MLLSELLKADSIHLDLTSTDKQSLFQDALQRLHARGHVSEPATVLLDLEVRENIMSTGIGQGVAIPHAQSEGVPATHLSLWRPRKPVEFEAMDEQPVDLIFMILGPRGIGNEHVKILAKISRLLHGSEFRERLRRAASPAEILATIRDFEAR
- a CDS encoding antibiotic resistance protein VanZ; this encodes MRRPWLLYLVLIFGLSSIPADPRPKHAPMFLDKVAHFVLFSGLGFVFAGSEDGRRWSGLRLVLATALLAGGVGLADEFYQGFVPNRSRELADWLADLGGGICGGLLALGPRPEAAGEGEGERTP
- a CDS encoding histidine--tRNA ligase, which encodes MRFQRPRGTYDRTPDASPLWRQLRQLFDRLCVQYGYAEVDPPIFEHTELFTRAVGEATDLVSKEMYTFPDRKGRSLSLRPEATAGVVRLVLENKLLAAGGLLRLAYWGPMFRYDRPQAGRFRQFVQLGVEALGSASPAMDAEVIELFVGLLREVGLAELRVDLGSVGDACCRPAYEDTLRAFLAGVADRLCPTCQERRQANPLRVFDCKEPGCQALLGEAPRIMDQLCADCQAHRDRLEALLGARGIAFRRDRDVVRGLDYYTRTVFEVNYPALGAQSALGGGGRYDRLVEACGGPATPAVGFSGGLERLVWAIGNEKTLGRADLGVRGAYLVLLSAAAEAPAARIAARLRASIPAEVDYSGRGLKAQLKSANARGARFAILLGEEELAARAVTVKDLDSGEQKALPEENLLELIQAWSAGAPPAARP
- the aspS gene encoding aspartate--tRNA ligase; translated protein: MLDDLGGWRRSADCAALRDTDAGREVTLMGWVHRRRDHGNLVFVDLRDRSGLCQVVFPGEDEALRERLKPVRSEWVLGVRGRVRPRPAEMVNSELPSGAVELVAEELSVLASCPTPPFPIESFPEHAGEVSDDLRLKYRYLDLRRREMQARMRFRHAVTLAVRRHLDGEGFLEIETPMLIRSTPEGARDYVVPSRVQPGHFYALPQSPQLYKQLLMVAGYEKYFQIARCLRDEDLRGDRQPEHTQIDMEMSFVGEDEVFAVVERMLQAVLREVLGRELALPFPRLSYAEAMARFGSDKPDLRFGLELRDLGAVAAKSEFAAFTGVLAGGGSVRGLVVPSGGAFSRKEIDELEAVARTYKAKGLAWLKRGPEGLGGGVAKFFPGALGESLIAASGLGEGDLLLMVGDQGETPAIALGAVRSALGAKLGLTAGAGQDFRFLWVHRFPMFERDEQGAWQAMHHLFTMPHPEDLSLLETDPGRVHGQLYDLVCNGVELASGSIRIHRRDIQERVMAVVGIDKAEAERRFGFLLGAFDYGAPPHGGIAPGLDRLLMVLDGGQSIRDYIAFPKTLQGKCLMVGSPAPLDAAQLAELELQLRIPVQEA